The Arachis ipaensis cultivar K30076 chromosome B07, Araip1.1, whole genome shotgun sequence genome includes a window with the following:
- the LOC107609598 gene encoding dolichyl-diphosphooligosaccharide--protein glycosyltransferase subunit 1A: MLRFALTLLLFTLAFGVLSSSPVFSDLILAKVDRRIDLTSQIVRITTSLKVENAGSNPISEILLSFPENQAKHLAYLTATLNEGKGKGKASSGAGLPTEVVIPKDVPDSLTFYSLSLPKGLGKGESLLLDVLAVFTHALEPFPEKISQADIQLLLFQDTAHFLSPYKVMVQSLAVKLPEARVESYTKLEGTKLSGSELKYGPFHNIPPFSYLPIIIHFENNQPFAVAEELVREIEISHWGNVQVTEHYNLFHGGAKSKGEFSRLDYQARPYVRGASAFRRLVARLPPRAHSVYYRDEIGNISTSSLWGDSKKTELEIEPRYPLFGGWRTAFTIGYGLPLRDFLFESDGKRFLNFSFGSPINELVIDTLIVKVVLPEGSKDISASVPFPVKQWQETKFSHLDLVGRPVVVLEKNNVVPEHNEHFQVYYKFNSLSMLREPLMLIFGFFFLFVACIVYMHADLSISKSSASYLAKVQWEEVQATVQQIHNIISHCLTAHDKLEASLRDLSRTGDVQACKATRKSVDSLLKGVSKDLKPLVTFLQSSPQAAHILPKVEELIAKERDLQERLMAKHTTVVDCYEKKLGGREIENRIASNQQKITSLRQEVDDLMDFIDEI, encoded by the exons ATGCTGAGGTTCGCTTTGACTCTTCTTTTGTTTACGCTTGCATTCGGCGTTCTATCCTCCTCCCcggtcttctccgatctaatccTCGCCAAGGTTGACCGTCGC ATTGATTTGACATCTCAAATTGTGCGCATAACTACCTCACTCAAG GTAGAGAATGCGGGATCAAACCCTATCTCCGAGATCTTGTTGTCCTTTCCTGAAAATCAGGCAAAGCACCTGGCATACTTGACAGCAACACTTAATGAaggaaaggggaaagggaaagCATCTTCTGGTGCTGGTTTACCCACTGAAGTTGTTATCCCTAAAGATGTGCCTGATTCCTTGACATTTTATTCCCTATCTTTACCCAAGGGGCTTGGGAAGGGAGAGAGTTTGCTGTTGGATGTCTTGGCTGTTTTTACCCATGCGTTGGAACCATTTCCTGAGAAAATTAGTCAAGCTGATATCCAGCTTTTACTGTTTCAAGATACTGCACACTTTCTTTCTCCTTATAAAGTAATGGTCCAGTCACTCGCTGTTAAATTGCCCGAAGCAAGAGTTGAGTCCTACACAAAACTTGAGGGCACAAAACTGTCTGGATCTGAGTTGAAATATGGCCCGTTCCATAATATTCCACCATTTTCATACTTGCCAATAATTATTCACTTTGAGAATAATCAACCCTTTGCAGTTGCTGAAGAGTTAGTGCGAGAGATCGAGATTTCCCATTGGGGAAATGTACAGGTCACAGAGCATTACAATCTCTTTCATGGTGGTGCCAAGAGTAAAGGAGAATTTTCTAG ACTTGACTATCAGGCCAGGCCATATGTAAGAGGTGCATCAGCCTTTAGGCGTCTTGTTGCAAGGCTGCCGCCACGAGCTCATTCAGTTTACTACAGGGATGAAATTGGAAACATTTCCACTTCTAGTTTATGGGGTGACTCAAAGAAG ACAGAACTGGAGATTGAACCTAGGTACCCTTTGTTTGGTGGATGGAGAACTGCTTTTACGATTGGATATGGTTTGCCATTGCGGGACTTCCTATTCGAATCGGATGGAAAACGTttccttaatttttcttttggttcCCCTATAAATGAGCTAGTGATTGACACTCTCATTGTGAAG GTTGTTCTACCAGAAGGGTCCAAAGATATTTCTGCGTCTGTTCCATTTCCGGTGAAACAATGGCAGGAG ACAAAGTTTTCCCACTTGGATCTTGTTGGTAGACCTGTTGTTGTGCTGGAAAAGAACAATGTTGTGCCTGAGCATAATGAGCACTTTCAG GTCTATTATAAATTTAACAGTCTCTCCATGCTCAGGGAGCCTCTGATGTTGATCTTTgggtttttctttctctttgttgCCTGCATTGTCTACATGCATGCGGATTTgtcaatctccaaatcatctgCATCTTATTTGGCTAAGGTCCAGTGGGAAGAG GTGCAAGCAACTGTTCAGCAGATCCATAATATCATTAGCCATTGCTTAACAGCACATGACAAGCTAGAAGCATCATTGCGTGATCTTTCTAGGACAGGAGATGTTCAAGCTTGTAAAGCAACTAGAAAATCAGTTGATAGCTTGTTGAAAGGGGTTTCTAAAGACTTGAAGCCTCTGGTGACATTCTTGCAATCTTCTCCACAAGCAGCTCATATACTGCCCAAG GTGGAAGAACTGATTGCTAAGGAGAGAGATTTGCAGGAGAGACTCATGGCAAAACACACAACAGTTGTAGACTGCTACGAGAAGAAGTTAGGAGGAAGGGAAATTGAGAATCGGATTGCTTCAAATCAGCAGAAAATTACCTCTTTGAGGCAGGAGGTTGATGACCTCATGGATTTTATCGATGAGATATGA
- the LOC107607999 gene encoding outer envelope pore protein 21, chloroplastic isoform X1, with amino-acid sequence METSLRYGGDSKALRIHAKEKVPIDSNTFFQVHGELDTRVGQASSLSAQIRHFYPSLSATLGVGLRYDKHEKLRYTVRAKKTFPVTVDKLFDFKIKGRCDVDQNFKERKSSGAAEFSWNIFNFQKDQDVRLRLGYEVFEQVPYVQLRENNWTFNADYKGRWSVRFDL; translated from the exons ATGGAGACATCTCTGAGATATGGAGGAGATTCGAAAGCTCTAAGAATCCATGCGAAGGAGAAAGTCCCAATCGACTCGAACACTTTCTTCCAG GTTCATGGAGAGCTTGATACCAGAGTCGGGCAAGCCAGTTCTCTGAGTGCCCAAATTAGACATTTCTACCCCTCG TTATCAGCAACACTTGGTGTTGGATTGCGCTATGATAAGCATGAGAAGCTACGCTACACTGTTCGTGCAAAGAAGACATTCCCTGTCACTGTTGATAAGCTCTTTGACTTTAAAATTAAGGGACGATGTGACGTTGACCAGAACTTTAAAGAG CGGAAGTCTAGTGGAGCTGCTGAATTCTCATGGAACATATTTAATTTTCAGAAGGACCAAGATGTTAGACTTAGGCTTGGCTATGAAGTCTTTGAACAG GTTCCTTATGTGCAGCTTAGGGAGAATAATTGGACCTTCAATGCAGACTACAAAGGTAGATGGAGTGTGAGATTTGATTTATGA
- the LOC107607999 gene encoding outer envelope pore protein 21, chloroplastic isoform X2: METSLRYGGDSKALRIHAKEKVPIDSNTFFQVHGELDTRVGQASSLSAQIRHFYPSLSATLGVGLRYDKHEKLRYTVRAKKTFPVTVDKLFDFKIKGRCDVDQNFKERKSSGAAEFSWNIFNFQKDQDVRLRLGYEVFEQVPYVQLRENNWTFNADYKELHS, encoded by the exons ATGGAGACATCTCTGAGATATGGAGGAGATTCGAAAGCTCTAAGAATCCATGCGAAGGAGAAAGTCCCAATCGACTCGAACACTTTCTTCCAG GTTCATGGAGAGCTTGATACCAGAGTCGGGCAAGCCAGTTCTCTGAGTGCCCAAATTAGACATTTCTACCCCTCG TTATCAGCAACACTTGGTGTTGGATTGCGCTATGATAAGCATGAGAAGCTACGCTACACTGTTCGTGCAAAGAAGACATTCCCTGTCACTGTTGATAAGCTCTTTGACTTTAAAATTAAGGGACGATGTGACGTTGACCAGAACTTTAAAGAG CGGAAGTCTAGTGGAGCTGCTGAATTCTCATGGAACATATTTAATTTTCAGAAGGACCAAGATGTTAGACTTAGGCTTGGCTATGAAGTCTTTGAACAG GTTCCTTATGTGCAGCTTAGGGAGAATAATTGGACCTTCAATGCAGACTACAAAG AGCTACATAGCTGA